From Chryseobacterium sp. IHB B 17019, one genomic window encodes:
- a CDS encoding ATP-dependent Clp protease ATP-binding subunit has translation MGVLVTNETVKQLFHIAQSIARENYNATYGGPHILRALMHKDIGLNEFLKNIDKDPGYFYEWADVRIEDYPKTTHLPDEVGEDEAVDKIIEEADDIRLKLGLDEITPICVLTAIVKPQVAFTLQQLKSLPLREHEIFNLYRKDTPYEISENGNFSSLLSKNGSDYSDNSFPSIKSYCVDRTAQARKGDLENIIGRDKELRMLVEILCRRSKPNVIIIGEPGVGKTALVEGFATEIIKGNVPEMLKNGTLLELDTGALLAGTSYKGEIEDRLKKVINECKKIEKAILFIDEIHTLLDPKGSIGNVANLLKPELARGEITVIGATTQEEYRKIIEPEQAFNRRFEVLTVNEPDEKTCVKMIDVLLEGYKKHHGIEVEKTALPECVRLAKRYAKGKKLPDAAIDLLDRTMAAIKMLDELSEKELQSWKEIYENILKEEYLDEKDKADELIWNYNLLRDKISPILWGSLSEQPQIDNSMPVEEIQKIIEDTYAELLQHASKKREKVDRLELAAVMAAKTNIPIGKIQAQEKEKLLNMEGLLLNRVVGQDHALKILSDAIVENRSGLNKPGQPIGSFFLLGPTGTGKTELAKSMAELLFNDEKAMVRFDMSEFKEEHSAALLYGAPPGYVGYEEGGMLVNKIRQQPYTVVLFDEIEKAHHSVFDVFLQIMDEGKVHDKLGKEGDFSNALILFTSNIGSEEIVKQFEEGKVPESSSLMQIMSNSGRFRPEFLARITEIIPFAPITESIAERIFNIQLKSLHASLHRLGMTLKITDEAVKNLALGGFSSKYGARQISGVIRSQLARPISKMIVREEVKSGQIIDVDWNTEEEKLNWKVD, from the coding sequence ATGGGAGTACTAGTAACCAATGAAACTGTAAAACAGCTCTTTCATATTGCACAGTCTATCGCGAGGGAAAATTACAACGCAACGTATGGAGGGCCACACATTCTACGAGCCCTTATGCACAAAGATATCGGGCTTAATGAATTTTTGAAAAATATTGATAAAGATCCGGGATATTTTTATGAATGGGCGGATGTGCGGATTGAAGATTACCCCAAAACAACACATCTTCCGGATGAAGTAGGTGAAGATGAGGCAGTAGACAAGATTATAGAAGAAGCGGATGATATTCGTTTAAAATTAGGTTTGGACGAAATTACTCCTATCTGCGTTTTGACGGCAATTGTAAAGCCACAGGTTGCTTTTACTTTACAACAGCTTAAATCTCTGCCACTTAGAGAACATGAGATTTTCAATTTATATAGAAAAGATACTCCGTACGAAATTTCGGAAAACGGAAATTTTTCGTCATTACTTTCAAAAAACGGTTCAGATTATTCTGATAATTCTTTTCCGTCCATTAAAAGTTATTGTGTAGACAGAACGGCACAAGCCAGAAAAGGTGACCTGGAAAACATCATCGGAAGGGATAAAGAACTGAGAATGTTAGTCGAAATTCTTTGCCGAAGAAGTAAACCGAATGTCATTATCATTGGTGAACCGGGAGTCGGAAAAACGGCTTTGGTAGAAGGTTTTGCCACTGAAATCATCAAAGGAAATGTTCCTGAAATGTTGAAAAACGGAACACTTTTAGAACTCGACACAGGCGCTTTACTGGCTGGAACTTCTTATAAAGGAGAAATTGAAGACCGTCTTAAAAAAGTAATCAACGAGTGCAAAAAGATAGAAAAAGCAATTCTTTTTATTGATGAAATCCACACTCTTTTAGATCCAAAAGGAAGTATCGGAAATGTTGCTAATTTGCTGAAACCTGAATTGGCAAGAGGCGAAATCACCGTAATCGGAGCTACAACTCAGGAAGAATACAGGAAAATTATTGAGCCGGAACAGGCTTTCAACCGTCGTTTTGAGGTTTTAACAGTGAATGAGCCAGACGAAAAAACCTGTGTTAAAATGATCGACGTTCTGTTGGAAGGTTATAAAAAACACCACGGAATTGAAGTTGAAAAAACCGCTCTTCCGGAATGTGTCCGTTTGGCAAAAAGATATGCAAAGGGGAAAAAACTGCCGGATGCTGCTATTGATTTGCTGGACAGAACAATGGCGGCCATCAAAATGCTGGATGAGCTTTCAGAAAAAGAATTACAAAGCTGGAAAGAAATCTATGAAAATATTCTAAAAGAAGAGTATTTAGATGAAAAAGATAAAGCAGATGAATTAATCTGGAATTATAATTTATTAAGAGATAAAATCAGTCCGATTTTGTGGGGATCTTTAAGTGAGCAACCGCAAATCGACAATTCAATGCCCGTTGAAGAAATTCAGAAAATCATTGAAGATACGTATGCTGAGCTTTTACAGCATGCATCAAAGAAAAGGGAAAAAGTAGACCGTCTTGAACTGGCAGCAGTAATGGCGGCAAAAACCAATATTCCGATCGGAAAAATCCAGGCTCAGGAAAAAGAAAAACTTCTGAATATGGAAGGTCTTTTATTGAACAGGGTAGTCGGCCAGGATCATGCCTTGAAAATCCTTTCAGATGCTATTGTTGAAAACCGAAGCGGACTGAATAAACCAGGGCAGCCAATCGGTTCATTCTTCCTTTTGGGACCTACGGGAACCGGAAAAACAGAGCTTGCAAAATCAATGGCAGAATTGCTTTTCAATGATGAAAAAGCGATGGTTCGTTTCGATATGTCGGAGTTCAAAGAAGAACATTCGGCAGCACTTTTATACGGCGCGCCTCCTGGATACGTCGGTTATGAGGAAGGGGGTATGTTGGTGAATAAAATTCGTCAGCAGCCTTATACCGTAGTTTTATTTGATGAAATTGAAAAAGCACATCACTCGGTTTTTGATGTCTTTTTACAGATTATGGACGAAGGAAAAGTTCATGATAAACTTGGAAAAGAAGGAGATTTCAGTAATGCCTTAATTTTATTCACTTCAAACATTGGAAGTGAGGAAATTGTAAAGCAGTTTGAGGAAGGAAAAGTACCGGAATCATCTTCATTAATGCAGATTATGTCGAATTCAGGACGTTTCAGACCAGAGTTTTTGGCAAGAATTACGGAAATTATTCCTTTTGCACCGATCACCGAATCTATAGCGGAAAGAATTTTTAATATCCAATTAAAATCGCTTCATGCGTCACTTCATAGATTGGGAATGACCTTGAAAATTACAGATGAAGCTGTGAAAAACCTGGCTTTAGGCGGATTCAGCAGTAAGTATGGAGCAAGACAGATTTCCGGAGTGATCAGATCGCAGTTGGCAAGGCCGATTTCGAAAATGATTGTAAGAGAAGAAGTAAAATCAGGACAAATTATTGATGTAGACTGGAATACAGAAGAGGAAAAGTTGAACTGGAAAGTAGACTAA
- a CDS encoding type VI secretion system Vgr family protein, with protein sequence MKTESQNILKSPSFRPSQNADGISENHHAGINRLVKLSLVIEGKVIKYYKHFKLVQSSKRHHEFSVTLAHDALEDRQTHTMEEANKFLGKRLTAVISYKDIDNSPERTFVGVITGVGFSQEKMSLGNIVLTGYSPTILLDGAPHIQSFGGASPVNMGIIANEVIKQGIDSSRFDVRVDTNDYSQIIYSSQYDETHYNYLARMAEAYGEQFYYDGEVLHFGKLPPQNKPIKLTYGSSANDIKVELKAVHTKPQFYGYNSSKNEKLKSGETPIQHVSDLAKTAYAHNDKIYKTPALQVAPIKASTHLDVEYSQKSTSGSQAVNVFSLSGNTTVPFLHPGCVVDVQMRKPDTNESSYFTRIMVTEVSHEIDTIGHYHGSFEGIASDTGFLPKPEFKIPKAEPQIATVISNTDPEGQGRVQVRFDWQTNDTTHFIRMMSPDAGGTELVTQNRGYVAIPEVGDQVMVNFVHSHPDRPFVMGGMFHGAVGLGGGPDNRVKSIQTRSGHKIIFTEDESIIITDKSGNEIHLDTTGSNITITAPETMTLNCKNMNINVGMNMTTNVGMNKSDTIMANHTESVGSMKYLTTGADFMTNVVGKMSHYVKGDMEVYGEKEHKLTSLKGVEVSSQGKVEHHAEKEVQNNSGEKSKNH encoded by the coding sequence ATGAAAACAGAATCACAAAATATACTGAAAAGCCCTTCATTCCGTCCATCTCAGAATGCTGATGGAATCTCAGAAAATCATCACGCCGGAATCAACAGGCTGGTGAAGCTTTCCCTGGTCATCGAAGGCAAAGTCATTAAATATTATAAACATTTTAAGCTGGTTCAGAGCTCAAAACGTCATCATGAATTCAGTGTTACACTGGCCCACGATGCATTGGAAGACCGTCAGACCCACACGATGGAAGAAGCTAATAAATTCCTCGGAAAACGTCTTACTGCCGTAATTTCCTATAAAGATATTGATAACAGCCCGGAAAGAACTTTTGTGGGAGTTATCACAGGAGTAGGTTTCAGTCAGGAAAAAATGAGCCTCGGAAATATTGTTTTAACGGGGTACAGCCCGACAATTTTACTGGATGGAGCTCCTCATATTCAGAGCTTTGGAGGTGCATCTCCTGTGAATATGGGAATTATTGCCAATGAAGTCATAAAACAAGGTATAGATTCAAGCCGTTTTGATGTAAGGGTTGATACCAATGATTATTCTCAGATCATTTACAGCAGTCAATATGACGAAACACACTACAATTATCTGGCGAGAATGGCGGAAGCGTATGGCGAACAGTTTTATTATGACGGTGAAGTTCTTCATTTCGGAAAGCTTCCTCCTCAGAATAAACCAATTAAATTAACCTACGGAAGCAGCGCCAATGATATTAAAGTTGAATTAAAAGCGGTACACACAAAACCGCAATTCTACGGATACAACAGCAGTAAAAATGAAAAATTGAAATCTGGAGAAACTCCGATTCAGCATGTAAGTGATCTGGCAAAAACGGCATATGCCCACAATGATAAAATTTATAAAACTCCAGCTTTACAGGTTGCCCCAATCAAGGCATCAACCCATCTGGATGTAGAATATTCTCAAAAAAGCACATCCGGAAGCCAGGCAGTGAATGTATTTTCTTTATCGGGAAATACTACAGTGCCGTTTTTACATCCGGGTTGTGTGGTAGATGTTCAGATGCGCAAGCCTGACACCAATGAATCTTCTTATTTTACAAGAATTATGGTAACGGAAGTGTCTCATGAAATTGATACCATCGGCCATTATCACGGAAGTTTTGAAGGAATAGCTTCAGACACAGGATTTTTACCGAAACCTGAGTTTAAAATTCCAAAAGCAGAACCTCAGATAGCAACGGTAATTTCCAATACAGACCCTGAAGGACAGGGAAGAGTGCAGGTAAGATTCGACTGGCAGACCAATGATACAACACATTTTATCAGAATGATGAGCCCCGATGCGGGAGGAACAGAGCTGGTAACCCAAAACAGAGGGTATGTAGCAATTCCGGAAGTGGGAGATCAGGTAATGGTAAATTTTGTTCACAGTCATCCTGACAGACCTTTTGTAATGGGAGGAATGTTTCATGGAGCTGTAGGTCTCGGCGGCGGCCCGGATAACAGAGTAAAATCCATCCAGACCAGAAGCGGACACAAAATAATTTTTACCGAGGATGAAAGCATTATCATCACTGATAAATCTGGAAACGAAATTCACCTTGATACCACCGGAAGCAATATCACCATTACTGCCCCGGAAACCATGACCCTGAACTGTAAAAATATGAATATCAACGTAGGTATGAACATGACAACCAATGTCGGTATGAACAAATCAGACACTATCATGGCCAATCACACAGAAAGTGTAGGTTCTATGAAATATTTGACAACAGGAGCAGATTTCATGACAAATGTAGTAGGGAAAATGAGCCATTACGTAAAAGGTGACATGGAAGTGTATGGTGAAAAGGAACATAAATTAACAAGCCTTAAAGGAGTTGAAGTAAGCAGCCAGGGAAAGGTAGAGCATCACGCAGAAAAAGAAGTGCAAAATAATAGTGGCGAGAAATCTAAAAATCACTAA
- a CDS encoding lytic transglycosylase domain-containing protein translates to MKPNYKNILLVLVLFLCSNFINAQFLSASDTSESSVKKYKNIINANKDIVNFIEYSLAEKGLPRHLRNLALIESHFNRNITSGAGAVGVWQFMTAHANQYGLTEQNRTDLYRSTKTAVVSLTNLYKKYNNWVTVVAAYNCGEGNISKAMTAANSSQYHVFYKYLPAETINHVKKYLNACYATGELQSVLSNYNSSRMNTVFLVNGGSKQDNSQLAETDINAGFNLNVIADELDVDVEKLLSWNPGINEELQQKGASTLYLPTDLMPDFLLRKNKILSRSIKEGNSLNIK, encoded by the coding sequence ATGAAGCCAAATTACAAGAATATTTTACTAGTATTAGTGTTGTTTTTGTGTTCAAATTTCATCAACGCACAGTTTCTTTCTGCATCAGACACATCGGAGAGCAGCGTGAAGAAATACAAGAATATTATTAATGCCAATAAAGATATTGTAAATTTTATCGAATATTCTCTGGCTGAAAAAGGACTGCCGAGACATTTAAGAAATCTTGCTTTGATAGAATCCCACTTCAACAGGAATATTACCTCGGGAGCGGGAGCAGTGGGAGTCTGGCAATTCATGACCGCTCATGCCAATCAATATGGGCTTACGGAACAAAACAGAACAGATCTATACAGAAGTACAAAAACAGCAGTGGTTTCTTTGACTAATTTGTATAAAAAATATAACAACTGGGTAACGGTAGTTGCTGCCTACAACTGCGGTGAGGGAAACATTTCAAAGGCAATGACAGCCGCAAATTCTTCCCAATATCATGTTTTTTACAAATATTTACCGGCAGAAACCATTAATCACGTTAAAAAATATCTCAATGCATGTTACGCAACCGGAGAACTGCAAAGTGTTTTAAGTAACTACAATTCGTCCAGAATGAACACGGTTTTTCTTGTGAACGGTGGAAGTAAACAAGACAATTCCCAGTTGGCAGAAACGGATATTAATGCAGGATTTAATTTGAATGTGATTGCAGACGAGCTTGATGTGGATGTAGAAAAGCTTCTCTCATGGAACCCCGGAATCAATGAAGAATTGCAGCAAAAAGGTGCAAGTACATTATATCTTCCCACAGATTTAATGCCTGATTTTTTATTAAGAAAAAACAAAATACTTTCAAGATCAATAAAAGAAGGAAATTCACTCAATATTAAATAG